Proteins from a genomic interval of Trifolium pratense cultivar HEN17-A07 linkage group LG6, ARS_RC_1.1, whole genome shotgun sequence:
- the LOC123889060 gene encoding protein pleiotropic regulatory locus 1-like, producing MERMPSKWPRPDWHVPWKNYRVISGHSGLVRSVAVDPSNTWFATGSADRTIKIWDLASGVLKLTLTGHIEQVRGLAISNKHTYMFSAGDDKQVKCWDLEQNKVIRSYHGHLSAVYCLAIHPTIGILLTGGLDSVCRVWDIRSKTQIHALSGHENTVCSVFTRPTDPQVVTGSHDSTIKMWDLRYGKTTLTLTNHKKSVRAMAPHPKEQAFASASADNIKKFTLPNGEFCHDMLSQQKTIINAMAVNEEGVMVTGGDNGSMWFWDWKSGHNSQQSQTIVQPGSLDSEAGIYALTYDITGTRLISCEADKTIKMWKQDENAI from the exons ATGGAAAGAATGCCAAGTAAATGGCCACGACCTGATTGGCATGTGCCATGGAAAAACTACAGG GTCATCAGTGGTCACTCAGGATTGGTGAGATCTGTTGCAGTTGATCCCAGTAATACATGGTTTGCTACTGGTTCTGCAGATCGAACTATCAAG ATATGGGACTTGGCAAGTGGTGTTCTAAAGCTAACATTAACAGGTCACATCGAACAAGTAAGAG GCCTTGCTATTAGCAACAAACATACCTACATGTTTTCTGCTGGTGACGATAAACAAGTTAAATGTTGGGATCTTGAACAGAACAAGGTTATTAGGTCTTATCATGGTCATCTGAGTGCTGTTTACTGCTTGGCTATTCATCCCACAATTGGCATTTTACTTACTGGAGGACTTGATTCTGTCTGCCGG GTCTGGGACATACGTAGTAAAACGCAGATTCATGCTCTTTCAGGTCATGAGAATACTGTCTGCTCTGTGTTTACACGGCCAACG GACCCTCAAGTTGTCACTGGTTCTCATGATTCTACGATCAAGATGTGGGACCTTAGATATg GTAAAACAACGTTAACTCTTACAAACCATAAAAAGTCTGTTCGAGCCATGGCTCCACATCCTAAAGA GCAAGCTTTTGCATCTGCATCGGCTGATAATATTAAAAAGTTCACACTTCCAAACGGAGAATTTTGTCATGATATGCT CTCTCAACAGAAAACTATTATCAATGCAATGGCTGTCAATGAGGAGGGTGTTATGGTTACTGGAG GTGACAATGGCAGTATGTGGTTCTGGGATTGGAAGAGTGGTCACAATTCCCAGCAATCCCAAACAATTGTACAACCTG GTTCACTGGATAGTGAAGCTGGTATTTATGCTTTAACCTATGATATCACGGGTACGAGGCTTATATCATGTGAAGCagacaaaaccataaaaatgtgGAAACAAGATGAAAATGCCATTTAA
- the LOC123889057 gene encoding protein pleiotropic regulatory locus 1-like codes for MEAIEPQSLKKRPLDLFSPLDQQLAPPDSESKKIRVNYKVNAEYGGIQESIAQPQTKNSATKNQSQEPGLALLPGPSMPSRGSSRNFSTSSLMERMESKWPRPDWHAPWKNYRVISGHLGWVTSIAVDPSNTWFATGSADRTIKIWDLATGVLKLTLTGHIQQVRALAISNKHTYMFSAADDKQVKCWDLEQNKVIRSYHGHLSGVYCLSIHPDDNNMLVTGGRDSVCRVWDIRKQTQIHALGHDNTVCSVFTTETDPYQVVTGSHDSTIKMWDVRYYGKTLLTTLTNHKKSVRAMAPHPKQRAFASASADNIKKFTLPKGQFCHNMLSQQKTIINALAVNEEGVMVTGGDNGSMWFWDWKSGHNFQQLQTIVQPGSLDSEAGIYALTYDITGTRLISCEADKTIKMWKQDQNATQETHPLNFRPPKDIRRF; via the coding sequence ATGGAAGCAATTGAACCACAATCACTCAAGAAACGTCCCCTGGATCTATTCTCTCCACTTGATCAACAACTCGCTCCTCCCGATTCCGAAAGCAAGAAAATTCGTGTTAATTACAAAGTGAATGCCGAGTATGGTGGAATTCAAGAAAGCATTGCTCAACCTCAGACGAAGAATTCTGCTACAAAGAATCAGTCTCAAGAACCAGGGCTTGCTCTACTTCCAGGTCCATCAATGCCAAGCAGAGGATCTTCCAGGAATTTCTCAACATCTTCTTTGATGGAAAGAATGGAAAGTAAATGGCCACGACCTGATTGGCATGCACCATGGAAAAACTACAGAGTCATCAGTGGTCATTTAGGATGGGTGACATCTATTGCAGTTGATCCCAGTAATACATGGTTTGCTACTGGTTCTGCAGATCGAACTATCAAGATATGGGATTTAGCAACTGGTGTTCTAAAACTCACATTAACAGGTCACATCCAACAAGTAAGAGCACTTGCTATTAGCAACAAACATACCTACATGTTTTCTGCTGCTGATGATAAACAAGTTAAATGTTGGGATCTTGAACAGAACAAGGTTATTAGGTCTTATCATGGTCATCTCAGTGGTGTTTACTGCTTGTCTATTCATCCCGACGACAACAACATGTTAGTTACCGGAGGACGTGATTCTGTCTGCCGGGTTTGGGACATACGTAAACAAACCCAAATTCATGCTCTAGGTCATGACAATACTGTCTGCTCTGTGTTTACAACGGAAACGGACCCTTATCAAGTTGTTACTGGTTCTCATGATTCTACAATCAAGATGTGGGATGTTAGGTATTATGGTAAAACATTGCTAACTACACTTACAAACCATAAAAAGTCTGTTCGAGCAATGGCTCCACATCCTAAACAGCGAGCTTTTGCATCTGCATCGGCTGATAATATTAAAAAGTTCACACTTCCaaaaggacaattttgtcaCAATATGCTCTCTCAACAGAAAACTATTATCAATGCACTGGCAGTCAATGAGGAGGGTGTTATGGTTACCGGAGGTGACAACGGTAGTATGTGGTTCTGGGATTGGAAGAGTGGTCACAATTTCCAGCAATTACAAACAATTGTACAACCTGGTTCACTGGATAGTGAAGCTGGTATTTATGCTTTAACCTATGATATCACCGGTACGAGGCTTATATCATGTGAAGCcgacaaaacaataaaaatgtggAAACAAGATCAAAATGCCACTCAAGAAACACATCCCCTTAACTTCAGGCCTCCTAAAGACATCCGTCGGTTCTAG
- the LOC123889055 gene encoding protein pleiotropic regulatory locus 1-like yields the protein MEAIEPQSLKKRPLDLFSPLDQQLAPPDSESKKIRVNYKVNAEYGGIQESIAQPQTKNSATKNQSQEPGLALLPGPSMPSRGSSRNFSTSSLMERMESKWPRPDWHAPWKNYRVISGHLGWVTSIAVDPSNTWFATGSADRTIKIWDLATGVLKLTLTGHIQQVRALAISNKHTYMFSAADDKQVKCWDLEQNKVIRSYHGHLSGVYCLSIHPDDNNMLVTGGRDSVCRVWDIRKQTQIHALGHDNTVCSVFTTEMDPYQVVTGSHDSTIKMWDVRYYGKTLLTTLTNHKKSVRAMAPHPKQRAFASASADNIKKFTLPKGQFCHNMLSQQKTIINALAVNEEGVMVTGGDNGSMWFWDWKSGHNFQQLQTIVQPGSLDSEAGIYALTYDITGTRLISCEADKTIKMWKQDQNATQETHPLNFRPPKDIRRF from the coding sequence ATGGAAGCAATTGAACCACAATCACTCAAGAAACGTCCCCTGGATCTATTCTCTCCACTTGATCAACAACTCGCTCCTCCCGATTCCGAAAGCAAGAAAATTCGTGTTAATTACAAAGTGAATGCCGAGTATGGTGGAATTCAAGAAAGCATTGCTCAACCTCAGACGAAGAATTCTGCTACAAAGAATCAGTCTCAAGAACCAGGGCTTGCTCTACTTCCAGGTCCATCAATGCCAAGCAGAGGATCTTCCAGGAATTTCTCAACATCTTCTTTGATGGAAAGAATGGAAAGTAAATGGCCACGACCTGATTGGCATGCACCATGGAAAAACTACAGAGTCATCAGTGGTCATTTAGGATGGGTGACATCTATTGCAGTTGATCCCAGTAATACATGGTTTGCTACTGGTTCTGCAGATCGAACTATCAAGATATGGGATTTAGCAACTGGTGTTCTAAAACTCACATTAACAGGTCACATCCAACAAGTAAGAGCACTTGCTATTAGCAACAAACATACCTACATGTTTTCTGCTGCTGATGATAAACAAGTTAAATGTTGGGATCTTGAACAGAACAAGGTTATTAGGTCTTATCATGGTCATCTCAGTGGTGTTTACTGCTTGTCTATTCATCCCGACGACAACAACATGTTAGTTACCGGAGGACGTGATTCTGTCTGCCGGGTTTGGGACATACGTAAACAAACCCAAATTCATGCTCTAGGTCATGACAATACTGTCTGCTCTGTGTTTACAACGGAAATGGACCCTTATCAAGTTGTTACTGGTTCTCATGATTCTACAATCAAGATGTGGGATGTTAGGTATTATGGTAAAACATTGCTAACTACACTTACAAACCATAAAAAGTCTGTTCGAGCAATGGCTCCACATCCTAAACAGCGAGCTTTTGCATCTGCATCGGCTGATAATATTAAAAAGTTCACACTTCCaaaaggacaattttgtcaCAATATGCTCTCTCAACAGAAAACTATTATCAATGCACTGGCAGTCAATGAGGAGGGTGTTATGGTTACCGGAGGTGACAACGGTAGTATGTGGTTCTGGGATTGGAAGAGTGGTCACAATTTCCAGCAATTACAAACAATTGTACAACCTGGTTCACTGGATAGTGAAGCTGGTATTTATGCTTTAACCTATGATATCACCGGTACGAGGCTTATATCATGTGAAGCcgacaaaacaataaaaatgtggAAACAAGATCAAAATGCCACTCAAGAAACACATCCCCTTAACTTCAGGCCTCCTAAAGACATCCGTCGGTTCTAG